GCAGCGCGATAGCGCTTACGCTGACATGGCCCTTCCGATCGGTGAAGGCCAGACGATATCACAGCCTTACATGGTCGCGATCATGACCGAACTCCTTGAGCTCCTCGGCACGGAAAAGGTCCTCGAGATCGGAACGGGTTCCGGATACCAGACTGCGATCCTTGCCGAACTCTCAGGAGCTGTCTATACGATCGAAAGGATCCGTGCTCTGGCGGAACGTGCAGGGGAGAAACTGAAGGTCCTGAGATTTGAGAATATACACGTGAAGGTCGCTGACGGGACACTCGGCTGGCCCGATGCAGCTCCCTTTGACAGAATACTCCTGACGGCGGGAGCGCCGGATGTTCCAGAACCCCTCGTGGAACAGCTTTCCGAAGGGGGGATCCTCTTAGCACCGGTGGGCGACAGGTATTCGCAGCAGCTGGTCAGGATCGTAAAAAAGAGCGGGCAACTTTCG
This region of Thermodesulfovibrionales bacterium genomic DNA includes:
- a CDS encoding protein-L-isoaspartate(D-aspartate) O-methyltransferase, which produces MKHERNGTDFDRLRDMMVETQLIPRGIKDSRVLEAMRRIPRHLFMDESQRDSAYADMALPIGEGQTISQPYMVAIMTELLELLGTEKVLEIGTGSGYQTAILAELSGAVYTIERIRALAERAGEKLKVLRFENIHVKVADGTLGWPDAAPFDRILLTAGAPDVPEPLVEQLSEGGILLAPVGDRYSQQLVRIVKKSGQLSKEYHTPCVFVPLVGEHGWKESYR